The following are encoded together in the Erwinia sp. E602 genome:
- a CDS encoding diguanylate cyclase domain-containing protein has translation MATETLVSVSRTRTTWLNALQLALLSFTLTLFCLELIVVSGHIAPLWLSTPLMTIVVFRNPSRSLPLLLAGCVLGVSCANALLLGPAFSNVKFPLINLAQALFGGLLLRRLLDAESPLGSLFDWAKMVFGAVLLAPMFGALLASWLLHITPGGSPHYFISWVVSEVIGMLAIGPVGLLWQRSTVKRLLAERGLEILLTGLATLALVWLALRYVPWPFTMLVVILFYSAVRLPRLAAFSVFLLAIALVTLILTFELAGHDSPNSQLLKVTPWIPFLLALIPAHMMTLVMHAFRADRRGIIESEARFRHAMEFSAIGMALVAPAGQWLQVNRALCLLLGYSEAELKQMTFQQLTHPDDLHADVAQAHALLAGEMQSYSQEKRYYRRDGELVWALLAVSLVRDEQGTPLYFISQIEDITAMKHTAGENQRLMARLTQANEALYQEKERMHITLNTIDEAVIGTDREMQVNFMNPVAEEMSGWLQHQAMGKPLAEILRITRGSHGEELENLLQSGLPLAVTPLVENDLVLHSRSHAQFAIHYSFSPLTTQQGDSIGSVMVIRDVSESREMIRRLSYSASHDMLTGLPNRVNFEQQLSLLLEKNGDRPTRHVLAFIDLDRFKAVNDSAGHAAGDALLRELAIVMRLQLRSRDLLARLGGDEFGVLLPECELATAIGIIERLVAAVKAHRFHWNKQGHQVGASAGLTRLDPGFTASEAMVQADIACYNAKHNGRGQLSVWQYL, from the coding sequence ATGGCAACCGAGACTCTGGTCAGCGTATCGCGCACCCGCACCACGTGGCTTAACGCCCTGCAGCTGGCACTGCTCAGTTTTACCCTGACGCTGTTCTGCCTCGAGCTGATCGTGGTCAGCGGCCATATCGCACCGCTGTGGCTCTCTACCCCGCTGATGACCATCGTGGTGTTCCGTAACCCGTCGCGCAGCCTGCCGCTGCTGCTGGCAGGCTGCGTGCTTGGCGTCAGCTGCGCCAACGCGCTGCTGCTTGGCCCCGCGTTCTCCAACGTTAAATTTCCGCTGATCAATCTGGCCCAGGCGCTGTTTGGCGGCCTGCTGCTGCGCCGGCTGCTTGACGCAGAGTCGCCGCTCGGTTCGCTGTTCGACTGGGCTAAAATGGTGTTCGGCGCGGTGCTGCTGGCACCGATGTTCGGCGCGCTGCTGGCCAGCTGGTTACTGCATATAACCCCGGGCGGATCGCCGCACTATTTTATCTCCTGGGTGGTATCCGAAGTGATCGGCATGCTGGCGATCGGCCCGGTCGGACTGCTGTGGCAGCGCAGCACGGTAAAACGGCTGCTGGCCGAGCGTGGGCTGGAGATCCTGCTGACCGGCCTGGCCACGCTGGCGCTGGTGTGGCTGGCTCTGCGCTACGTGCCCTGGCCATTTACCATGCTGGTGGTGATCCTGTTTTACAGCGCGGTGCGCCTGCCGAGGCTGGCGGCGTTCAGCGTGTTCCTGCTGGCGATCGCGCTGGTGACGCTGATCCTGACCTTCGAGCTGGCCGGCCACGACAGCCCCAACAGCCAGCTGTTAAAGGTTACCCCGTGGATCCCGTTTTTGCTGGCGCTGATCCCGGCGCATATGATGACCCTGGTGATGCACGCCTTCCGCGCCGACCGCCGGGGGATCATCGAGAGTGAAGCCCGCTTTCGCCACGCGATGGAGTTCTCGGCGATCGGCATGGCGCTGGTGGCACCGGCCGGACAGTGGCTGCAGGTGAACCGCGCGCTGTGCCTGCTGCTCGGCTACAGCGAAGCGGAGCTGAAGCAGATGACCTTCCAGCAGCTGACCCACCCGGACGACCTGCATGCCGACGTTGCTCAGGCCCACGCGCTGCTGGCCGGCGAAATGCAGAGCTACAGCCAGGAGAAACGGTACTACCGCCGCGACGGTGAACTGGTGTGGGCGCTGCTGGCGGTGTCGCTGGTGCGCGATGAGCAGGGGACGCCGCTCTACTTTATCAGCCAGATTGAAGATATCACCGCCATGAAACACACCGCCGGCGAGAATCAGCGACTGATGGCGCGCCTGACCCAGGCCAACGAGGCGCTGTATCAGGAGAAAGAGCGGATGCACATCACGCTGAACACCATCGACGAGGCGGTGATCGGCACCGACCGCGAGATGCAGGTCAACTTTATGAACCCGGTGGCAGAAGAGATGAGCGGCTGGCTGCAGCATCAGGCGATGGGGAAACCGCTGGCGGAGATCCTGCGCATCACCCGCGGCAGCCACGGCGAGGAGCTGGAGAACCTGCTGCAGAGCGGGCTGCCCTTGGCGGTGACGCCGCTGGTGGAAAACGACCTGGTGCTGCACAGCCGCAGCCACGCGCAGTTCGCCATTCACTACAGCTTCTCGCCGCTGACCACGCAGCAGGGCGACAGCATCGGCAGTGTGATGGTGATCCGCGACGTCAGCGAGTCGCGCGAGATGATCCGTCGCCTGAGCTACAGCGCCTCACACGATATGCTGACCGGCCTGCCAAACCGCGTCAACTTCGAGCAACAGCTCAGCCTGCTGCTGGAGAAGAACGGCGACCGCCCTACCCGCCACGTGCTGGCGTTTATCGATCTCGATCGTTTCAAGGCGGTGAACGACAGCGCTGGCCACGCGGCGGGCGATGCGCTGCTGCGCGAGCTGGCGATCGTAATGCGTCTGCAACTGCGCTCTCGCGATCTGCTGGCGCGGCTGGGCGGCGATGAGTTTGGCGTGCTGCTACCGGAGTGCGAGCTGGCGACGGCGATCGGCATCATCGAGCGGCTGGTGGCGGCGGTTAAAGCGCACCGTTTCCACTGGAATAAACAGGGTCATCAGGTGGGAGCCAGCGCCGGGCTGACGCGGCTGGACCCCGGTTTTACCGCCTCGGAGGCGATGGTGCAGGCGGATATCGCCTGTTATAACGCCAAGCACAACGGCCGCGGCCAGCTTTCGGTCTGGCAGTATCTTTAG
- a CDS encoding phosphatase PAP2 family protein: MHILTYFGDSMLLIPTAVIMALLLRWKNDDRRAVWFWLLAFGCAGAVVSISKIAFLGFGIGSVRFNFTGFSGHSAMSATLWPVMLWLLTGRLARGWRLAALAIGYLIPLLVGISRLALDAHSPSEVVSGLLLGYTLSSAFLIAQRGMRPHGFSLAQLAVALLLPVLLFSQGRVATTQQFLQRLSAQLAGIEQPWTRADLLNQRR, encoded by the coding sequence ATGCATATTTTAACCTACTTCGGTGACAGTATGCTGTTGATCCCCACCGCGGTGATAATGGCGCTGCTGCTGCGCTGGAAAAATGACGACCGCCGGGCGGTGTGGTTCTGGCTGCTGGCGTTTGGCTGTGCCGGCGCGGTGGTGAGCATTTCGAAGATCGCCTTTCTCGGCTTTGGCATCGGCAGCGTGCGCTTCAATTTTACCGGCTTCAGCGGCCACAGCGCGATGTCCGCTACGCTGTGGCCGGTGATGCTGTGGCTGTTAACCGGGCGGCTGGCGCGCGGGTGGCGGCTGGCGGCGCTGGCGATTGGCTACCTGATCCCGCTGCTGGTCGGCATTTCGCGGCTGGCGCTGGACGCCCACTCGCCGAGCGAAGTGGTCAGCGGGCTGCTGCTGGGCTATACCCTGAGCAGCGCCTTCCTGATCGCCCAGCGCGGCATGCGCCCGCACGGTTTTTCGCTGGCGCAGCTGGCGGTGGCGCTGCTGCTGCCGGTGCTGCTGTTCAGCCAGGGGCGGGTGGCCACCACCCAGCAGTTCCTGCAGCGCCTGTCGGCGCAGCTGGCCGGTATTGAACAGCCGTGGACGCGCGCCGACCTGCTTAATCAGCGACGTTAA
- the udk gene encoding uridine kinase, which yields MTDKSHQCVIVGIAGASASGKSLIASTLYREVRERVGDENIGVIPEDAYYKDQSHLTMEERVKTNYDHPSAMDHNLLLQHLQMLKAGQAIELPVYSYVEHTRTAQTITLQPKKVIILEGILLLTDARLRDEMNFSIFVDTPLDICLMRRMKRDVNERGRSMDSVMAQYQKTVRPMFLQFIEPSKQYADIIVPRGGKNRIAIDILKAKITQFFE from the coding sequence ATGACTGACAAGTCACACCAGTGCGTCATTGTAGGTATCGCAGGCGCGTCTGCCTCGGGAAAAAGTCTTATCGCCAGCACGCTGTACCGTGAAGTGCGTGAACGGGTCGGTGATGAAAACATTGGCGTGATCCCGGAGGATGCCTACTATAAAGACCAGAGCCACTTAACCATGGAAGAGCGGGTTAAAACTAACTACGACCATCCCAGCGCCATGGATCACAACCTGCTGCTGCAGCATCTGCAGATGCTGAAGGCCGGCCAGGCGATCGAACTGCCGGTGTACAGCTACGTGGAGCACACCCGCACCGCGCAGACCATTACGCTGCAGCCGAAGAAGGTGATTATTCTGGAAGGCATTCTGCTGCTGACCGACGCGCGGCTGCGCGACGAGATGAATTTCTCCATCTTCGTCGACACGCCGCTGGACATCTGCCTGATGCGCCGCATGAAGCGTGACGTCAACGAACGCGGCCGCTCAATGGACTCGGTGATGGCACAGTATCAGAAGACCGTGCGGCCGATGTTCCTGCAGTTTATTGAGCCGTCCAAGCAGTATGCGGATATCATCGTGCCACGCGGCGGTAAAAACCGCATCGCTATCGATATCCTCAAGGCCAAAATCACCCAGTTTTTTGAATAA
- the dcd gene encoding dCTP deaminase, producing MRLCDRDIEAWLDDGRLGIEPRPPVERISGATVDVRLGNQFRTFRGHTAPFIDLSGPKHEVSAALDRVMSDEIVLPEGEAFFLHPGELALAVTLESVTLPNDLVGWLDGRSSLARLGLMVHVTAHRIDPGWQGRIVLEFYNSGKLPLALRPGMLIGALSFEPLSGPAARPYNSRQDAKYKGQQGADASRIDED from the coding sequence ATGAGATTATGTGACCGCGATATAGAAGCCTGGCTCGACGATGGCCGCCTAGGCATCGAGCCGCGCCCGCCGGTTGAACGCATCAGCGGGGCGACCGTCGACGTGCGCCTCGGCAACCAGTTCCGCACTTTTCGCGGCCACACCGCGCCTTTTATCGATCTGAGCGGGCCGAAGCACGAAGTCAGCGCCGCGCTGGATCGGGTAATGAGCGATGAGATCGTGCTGCCGGAAGGGGAGGCGTTCTTCCTGCACCCCGGCGAGCTGGCGCTGGCGGTGACGCTGGAGTCGGTTACCCTGCCGAACGATCTGGTCGGCTGGCTGGACGGCCGCTCGTCGTTAGCCCGCCTTGGGCTGATGGTGCACGTCACCGCGCACCGCATCGATCCCGGCTGGCAGGGCCGCATCGTGCTGGAGTTCTATAACTCCGGTAAGCTGCCGCTGGCGCTGCGCCCCGGCATGCTGATCGGCGCGCTGAGCTTCGAACCCCTTTCGGGGCCTGCCGCCCGCCCGTATAACAGCCGGCAGGATGCCAAATACAAAGGCCAGCAGGGCGCAGACGCGAGCCGTATTGACGAAGACTAA
- the asmA gene encoding outer membrane assembly protein AsmA produces the protein MKRLITTLAILLVVIVAGMTALVVLVNPNDFRSYMTRQVEQRSGYRLALTGELRWHVWPQLSILSGPVSLTAPGASQPVLSAENMRLDVALLPLLSHQLAVRQVMLKGAVVRLIPDSERQSPPDAPIGPAGSSASAPLDDVTHGWSFDIAHLKIVDSLLVWQQRDGSQLNVRDFNLQLDQPQPRQAKLEVSSRINRDQRELQLTLKSDVDLSGYPRQLSGAITRFDYRLRGADLPTEGISGSASMQASWNGQSGDFSLSDLQLSANDSQLSGTLSGRLGELPQLQARLHASNLNLDALLAMPVAASTASQPAAAASRGPVIADMPLHDHAGSVLAGFNGSLALQADRLQWRGINMDGVQLAADNRDGKLTVSQFDGRSGPGSFSLPATLTITPTQTLVSVRPLLKSMPLGPLLNAFALPDSVSGELSLSGAFSGDGLTVDAFKRQWRGKGEMRLADAQIAGLNFQQLVQRAVENSSDKVRGDRQEGQPDLQQITGSATLNNGRLDFVKLDARGSALNYNGSGNVDLANRALDMNFGVTVTDGWQGDDSLVRRLQTTPVPLRIYGPWSQINYSLKVDQVLRSQLRDEAKQRLKEWMGRNPEAKNSGDANKLLKDLER, from the coding sequence ATGAAGAGATTGATAACCACGTTAGCCATTCTGTTGGTGGTGATAGTGGCAGGCATGACCGCGCTGGTGGTGCTGGTCAATCCCAATGACTTTCGCAGCTATATGACCCGGCAGGTGGAGCAGCGCAGCGGCTACCGCCTGGCGCTGACGGGCGAGCTGCGCTGGCACGTCTGGCCGCAGCTCAGCATCCTCTCCGGCCCGGTGAGCCTCACCGCACCGGGGGCCAGCCAGCCGGTGCTCAGCGCCGAAAATATGCGGCTGGACGTTGCCCTGCTGCCGCTGCTTTCCCATCAGCTGGCGGTCAGACAGGTGATGCTGAAAGGCGCGGTCGTGCGCTTAATCCCCGACAGCGAACGCCAGAGCCCGCCGGACGCGCCGATCGGTCCGGCCGGCTCCTCTGCTTCTGCACCGCTTGACGACGTTACCCACGGCTGGTCGTTTGATATCGCGCATCTGAAGATCGTCGACAGCCTGCTGGTGTGGCAGCAGCGCGACGGCAGCCAGCTTAACGTCCGTGACTTTAACCTGCAGCTGGATCAGCCGCAGCCGCGGCAGGCAAAGCTGGAGGTCAGCAGCCGCATTAACCGTGACCAGCGCGAGCTGCAGCTGACGCTGAAGAGCGACGTTGACCTCAGCGGCTACCCGCGCCAGCTCAGCGGAGCGATCACCCGGTTCGACTATCGCCTGCGTGGGGCTGACCTGCCCACTGAGGGCATCAGCGGCAGCGCCAGTATGCAGGCCAGCTGGAACGGCCAGAGCGGTGACTTCAGCCTCAGCGATCTGCAGCTCAGCGCCAACGACAGCCAGCTGAGCGGCACCCTCAGCGGCCGGCTGGGTGAGCTGCCGCAGCTGCAGGCCCGCCTGCACGCCAGCAACCTGAATCTTGACGCGCTGCTGGCGATGCCGGTCGCCGCCAGTACCGCTTCCCAGCCTGCTGCGGCCGCCTCGCGCGGGCCTGTGATCGCCGATATGCCGCTGCACGATCACGCCGGGTCGGTGCTTGCCGGCTTTAACGGCTCGCTGGCGCTGCAGGCCGACCGCCTGCAGTGGCGCGGCATCAATATGGATGGCGTGCAGCTGGCGGCGGACAACCGTGACGGTAAGCTGACCGTTAGCCAGTTTGACGGGCGCAGCGGGCCGGGCAGTTTCTCTCTGCCTGCCACTCTGACGATCACCCCGACGCAGACCCTGGTCAGCGTGCGGCCGCTGCTGAAGTCGATGCCGCTTGGCCCGCTGCTTAACGCCTTTGCGCTGCCGGACTCGGTCAGCGGCGAGCTGTCGCTCAGCGGCGCTTTCAGCGGCGACGGCTTAACCGTCGACGCCTTTAAGCGCCAGTGGCGCGGTAAGGGCGAGATGCGGCTGGCCGACGCACAGATCGCCGGGCTTAATTTTCAACAGCTGGTGCAGCGCGCGGTGGAGAACAGCAGCGATAAGGTGCGCGGCGATCGCCAGGAGGGGCAGCCGGACCTGCAGCAGATTACCGGCAGCGCCACGCTGAACAACGGCCGGCTCGATTTTGTCAAACTCGACGCGCGTGGCTCTGCGCTCAACTATAACGGCAGCGGCAACGTCGATCTGGCCAACCGCGCGCTGGATATGAACTTCGGCGTCACCGTGACCGACGGCTGGCAGGGCGATGATTCGCTGGTGCGGCGCCTGCAGACCACCCCGGTGCCGCTACGCATCTACGGGCCCTGGTCGCAGATCAACTACAGCCTGAAGGTCGACCAGGTGCTGCGATCGCAGCTGCGTGATGAAGCGAAACAGCGGCTGAAGGAGTGGATGGGGCGTAACCCGGAAGCGAAAAACAGCGGCGATGCAAACAAGTTGCTGAAAGATCTTGAACGTTAA
- the galF gene encoding UTP--glucose-1-phosphate uridylyltransferase GalF: MTKLKAVIPVAGLGMHMLPATKAIPKEMLPIVDKPMIQYIVDECVTAGIKEIVLVTHASKNAVENHFDTSYELEALLEARVKRSLLSEVQSICPPGVTIMNVRQPQPLGLANALLCARPMLHDQPFVVVLPDVLLDGSTADPLRYNLAAMIARFEETGRSQVLAHRLHDADLSEYSVLTTQEPLSIPGKVSPIVDFVEKPENPQALNSTLSAVGRYVLSADIWPELQNLEPGAWGRYQLTDAIANLSKKKPVDAHLLSGDSFDCGRKLGYMKAFVTLGLRNHAQGADFRDAIKKILAK; this comes from the coding sequence ATGACCAAGCTTAAGGCAGTAATCCCGGTCGCTGGCCTTGGTATGCACATGCTCCCCGCTACCAAAGCCATTCCTAAAGAGATGTTACCTATCGTCGACAAGCCAATGATTCAGTACATTGTCGATGAGTGTGTGACCGCCGGCATCAAAGAGATTGTGCTGGTGACTCACGCGTCTAAGAACGCCGTCGAAAACCATTTTGATACCTCCTACGAGCTGGAAGCGCTGCTGGAAGCCCGCGTAAAACGCTCGCTGCTCAGCGAAGTTCAGTCGATCTGCCCGCCGGGCGTGACCATTATGAACGTGCGCCAGCCGCAGCCGCTGGGCCTGGCGAATGCGCTGCTGTGCGCCCGTCCGATGCTGCACGATCAGCCGTTTGTGGTGGTGCTGCCGGACGTGCTGCTGGACGGCTCCACCGCCGACCCGCTGCGTTACAACCTGGCGGCGATGATCGCCCGTTTTGAAGAGACCGGCCGCAGCCAGGTGCTGGCGCACCGCCTGCATGATGCTGACCTCTCCGAGTACTCGGTGCTGACCACCCAGGAGCCGCTGTCGATTCCGGGTAAAGTCAGCCCGATCGTCGACTTCGTAGAGAAGCCGGAAAATCCGCAGGCGCTTAACTCCACGCTGTCAGCGGTGGGCCGCTATGTGCTTTCCGCCGATATCTGGCCGGAGCTGCAAAATCTGGAGCCGGGTGCCTGGGGCCGTTACCAGCTGACCGACGCCATCGCCAACCTGAGCAAGAAAAAGCCGGTGGATGCCCACCTGCTGAGCGGCGACAGCTTTGACTGCGGCCGTAAGCTCGGTTATATGAAGGCGTTCGTTACCCTTGGCCTGCGCAACCATGCTCAGGGCGCCGATTTCCGCGACGCGATTAAAAAAATCCTGGCGAAATAA
- the galE gene encoding UDP-glucose 4-epimerase GalE translates to MAILVTGGAGYIGSHTVLSLLQRGSEVVVLDNLSNASREAVKRVEQLSGKTATFVEGDILDRACLRDIFASHAIDAVIHFAGLKAVGESTRKPLEYYQNNVTGSLVLLEEMRAAGVHQFIFSSSATVYGADAPVPYVETTPIGGTTSPYGTSKLMVEQILRDFAVAEPQFQIIALRYFNPVGAHESGLIGEDPNGIPNNLLPYIAQVAIGRLEKLGIFGGDYPTKDGTGVRDYIHVMDLAEGHLKALDHLPAISGYKAYNLGAGEGYSVLEMLRAFEKASGREVPYQISPRRAGDLAAFWADASLADRELDFRVSRGIDEMMRDTWNWQSKNPNGYR, encoded by the coding sequence ATGGCAATTTTAGTCACCGGTGGGGCGGGGTATATCGGCTCGCACACCGTGCTTTCGCTGCTGCAGCGCGGCAGCGAAGTGGTTGTACTGGATAACCTGAGCAACGCCTCGCGCGAAGCGGTAAAGCGCGTTGAGCAGCTGAGCGGTAAAACCGCCACCTTCGTGGAAGGCGATATTCTGGATCGCGCCTGCCTGCGCGATATTTTCGCCAGCCACGCCATCGATGCGGTGATCCACTTCGCCGGGCTGAAGGCGGTGGGGGAGTCGACGCGCAAGCCGCTGGAGTACTACCAGAACAACGTCACCGGCAGCCTGGTGCTGCTGGAAGAGATGCGCGCTGCCGGCGTGCATCAGTTTATCTTCAGCTCTTCCGCGACCGTTTACGGTGCCGACGCGCCGGTGCCCTATGTGGAAACCACGCCAATCGGCGGCACCACCAGCCCGTACGGCACCTCCAAGCTGATGGTCGAGCAGATCCTGCGCGACTTCGCCGTCGCCGAACCGCAGTTTCAGATTATCGCGCTGCGCTACTTCAACCCGGTCGGCGCCCATGAATCCGGCCTGATTGGCGAAGATCCCAACGGTATCCCTAATAACCTGCTGCCCTACATTGCCCAGGTGGCGATCGGCCGGCTGGAGAAGCTTGGCATCTTTGGCGGCGACTATCCGACCAAAGACGGCACCGGCGTGCGTGACTATATTCACGTAATGGATCTGGCCGAAGGCCACCTGAAGGCGCTGGATCACCTGCCAGCCATCAGCGGCTATAAAGCCTACAACCTCGGTGCCGGGGAAGGGTATTCGGTGCTGGAGATGCTCAGGGCGTTTGAGAAAGCCTCAGGCCGTGAGGTGCCGTATCAGATCTCGCCGCGCCGCGCCGGTGACCTGGCCGCTTTCTGGGCCGATGCCTCGCTGGCCGATCGTGAACTCGACTTCCGCGTCTCACGCGGTATCGATGAGATGATGCGAGATACCTGGAACTGGCAGTCGAAAAACCCGAACGGCTATCGTTAG
- the wecA gene encoding UDP-N-acetylglucosamine--undecaprenyl-phosphate N-acetylglucosaminephosphotransferase, with protein MQDILIIFLGAMALLFIARKIARRVGLVDKPGGRKQHKGTIPLVGGVSIYFSLWIMYLLQPGWLPDFSLYMLCASVLLVVGILDDRFDLPVLPRAGIQAGVAIVMVLSGLSLSSFGNILFGYPLMLGGLGWLMTVFAVIGAINAFNMVDGIDGLLGALSCVTFGSLSIVFLMGGNAELAMWCLGLMAACIPYILLNLGIPWGRKFKVFMGDAGSMLIGFTVIWLLILATQGEEAVMSPVTALWLIAVPLVDMLRVMVSRVLRGVSPFRADREHMHHILMRAGLSGRWTLLVMTSAQVFSAMTGIILDGCHVPDGWQLLLFLPASFFLLYGVGASYRIKLSFARLLTVK; from the coding sequence ATGCAGGACATCCTCATTATTTTTCTCGGTGCCATGGCACTGCTGTTTATTGCGCGTAAAATTGCCCGCCGCGTCGGTTTGGTTGACAAACCCGGCGGACGTAAACAGCACAAGGGCACGATTCCGCTGGTAGGCGGGGTCTCAATTTATTTTTCACTGTGGATCATGTATTTGCTGCAGCCGGGCTGGCTGCCGGACTTCTCGCTTTACATGCTGTGCGCCAGCGTATTGCTGGTGGTCGGCATCCTGGACGATCGCTTCGATCTGCCGGTGCTGCCTCGCGCAGGCATTCAGGCAGGCGTGGCTATCGTTATGGTGCTCAGCGGGCTGTCGCTCTCCTCCTTTGGCAATATTCTGTTTGGCTATCCGCTGATGCTTGGCGGGCTCGGCTGGCTGATGACCGTATTTGCCGTTATCGGTGCCATCAACGCCTTCAATATGGTGGACGGTATTGATGGCCTGCTGGGCGCGCTCTCCTGCGTGACCTTCGGTTCACTGAGCATCGTGTTCCTGATGGGCGGTAACGCGGAGCTGGCGATGTGGTGTCTGGGGCTGATGGCCGCCTGTATTCCCTATATCCTGCTTAACCTCGGTATTCCGTGGGGGCGCAAGTTCAAAGTCTTTATGGGGGATGCGGGGAGTATGCTGATTGGCTTTACGGTGATCTGGCTGCTGATCCTTGCCACCCAGGGCGAAGAGGCGGTAATGAGCCCGGTAACCGCGCTGTGGCTGATTGCCGTACCGCTGGTGGATATGCTGCGGGTGATGGTCAGCCGCGTGCTGCGCGGGGTCAGCCCGTTCCGCGCTGACCGTGAGCACATGCACCATATACTGATGCGTGCCGGCTTAAGCGGCCGCTGGACGCTGTTAGTGATGACCTCCGCACAGGTCTTCAGCGCAATGACCGGTATTATCCTTGATGGCTGCCACGTGCCGGACGGCTGGCAGCTGCTGCTGTTTTTGCCGGCATCCTTCTTCCTGCTGTACGGGGTAGGCGCATCCTATCGCATTAAGCTTTCGTTTGCTCGCTTACTGACTGTTAAATAA
- the rfbB gene encoding dTDP-glucose 4,6-dehydratase, which yields MKILVTGGAGFIGSAVVRHIINCTADSVVNLDKLTYAGNPESLVSVEADPRYAFEQADICDAQAMRELFARHQPDAVMHLAAESHVDRSISGPADFIHTNIVGTSVLLEAARGYWNELDQPRKAAFRFHHISTDEVYGDLPHPDEVSDGHPLPLFTETTPYAPSSPYSASKAASDHLVRAWLRTYGLPTLVTNCSNNYGPYHFPEKLIPLVILNALAGKPLPVYGKGDQIRDWLYVDDHARALYTVLTRGEVGETYNIGGHNEKQNLQVVETICDLLDELVPKETPYRQQIAYVADRPGHDRRYAIDAGKIARELGWQPQETFDSGIRKTVQWYLDNAEWVANVKSGAYQAWIDHNYQGRQQ from the coding sequence GTGAAAATTTTAGTGACCGGCGGAGCCGGATTTATCGGCTCTGCCGTAGTACGTCATATTATTAACTGCACAGCCGACAGCGTGGTGAATCTCGACAAACTGACCTACGCCGGCAATCCAGAGTCGCTGGTCAGCGTTGAAGCCGACCCGCGCTACGCCTTTGAGCAGGCCGATATCTGCGACGCTCAGGCGATGCGGGAGCTGTTTGCACGTCATCAGCCCGATGCGGTGATGCACCTGGCGGCAGAGAGCCACGTTGACCGCTCGATTAGCGGTCCGGCGGACTTTATCCATACCAATATCGTCGGTACCAGCGTGCTGCTGGAAGCGGCTCGCGGCTACTGGAATGAACTGGATCAGCCGCGTAAAGCGGCGTTCCGCTTCCACCATATCTCCACCGATGAAGTGTACGGTGACCTGCCGCACCCGGACGAAGTCAGCGACGGGCACCCCCTGCCGCTGTTTACCGAAACCACCCCCTATGCGCCAAGCAGCCCCTACTCTGCGTCTAAGGCCGCCTCCGATCACCTGGTCCGCGCCTGGCTGCGCACCTACGGCCTGCCGACGCTGGTGACCAACTGTTCAAACAACTACGGCCCGTATCATTTCCCCGAGAAACTGATCCCGCTGGTGATCCTCAACGCGCTGGCGGGCAAACCGCTGCCGGTGTATGGCAAGGGTGACCAGATCCGTGACTGGCTCTACGTCGACGATCACGCCCGTGCGCTCTATACCGTACTGACCCGTGGTGAAGTGGGGGAGACCTATAATATCGGCGGCCACAACGAGAAGCAGAACCTGCAGGTGGTGGAAACCATCTGCGATTTGCTGGATGAGCTGGTGCCGAAAGAGACGCCATACCGCCAGCAGATCGCTTACGTGGCCGACCGCCCTGGCCACGACCGCCGCTACGCCATTGACGCGGGCAAAATCGCCCGTGAACTGGGCTGGCAGCCGCAGGAAACCTTCGACAGCGGCATCCGCAAAACCGTGCAGTGGTATCTGGATAACGCCGAATGGGTTGCCAACGTGAAAAGCGGCGCCTATCAGGCGTGGATCGACCACAACTATCAGGGTCGTCAGCAATGA